The following are from one region of the Rhizobium sullae genome:
- a CDS encoding MFS transporter yields MRRNLLSVAALLFGTLFLFMGNGLQGILLPVRGNLEGYATTTLGLLGTSWAAGFVVGCLVAPKLVRRVGHVRAFSGFISIIAISALFSGIVIDPVWWIALRAVTGFSTAGTSMIIESWLNERATNESRGAIFSLYIGITLLGVVGGQMMIPLEDVRTPLLFMVCGIFYCIAMLPTTLSTAASPQPLKAVKLDLPALYRNSPVSCLGILMVGIANGAYGTLGAVFGAGAGLSDASIAIMMSATIFAGALMQLPAGRLSDRIDRRYVLAAMSAIAAVAGVLIVLLHPSSPVVLIGLVILYGAVANTLYPIAVAHANDFASSEDFVKVSGGLLLLYGIGTVIGPTIGGPVMSIVSPYALFLVTGLSHVLITVYAIIRSRIRAAVPASEREMYTTIPTGTSQMLTPESMSLAERVSNKPPESSDPAVKYG; encoded by the coding sequence ATGAGAAGAAATCTGCTGTCCGTCGCCGCGCTGCTTTTCGGAACGCTTTTCCTCTTCATGGGCAATGGTCTGCAGGGCATCCTGCTTCCCGTCCGCGGCAATCTCGAAGGTTATGCCACGACCACGCTCGGCCTGCTCGGTACGTCTTGGGCCGCAGGCTTTGTCGTCGGCTGCCTCGTCGCCCCTAAACTGGTGCGGCGCGTGGGCCATGTGCGCGCCTTCTCCGGTTTCATCTCGATCATCGCCATCAGCGCCCTGTTCAGCGGCATCGTCATCGATCCCGTGTGGTGGATCGCGCTGCGTGCCGTCACAGGCTTCTCGACCGCCGGCACCTCGATGATCATCGAAAGCTGGCTGAACGAACGCGCCACGAACGAAAGCCGCGGCGCAATCTTTTCGCTCTATATCGGCATCACGCTTCTCGGTGTCGTTGGCGGGCAGATGATGATCCCGCTGGAAGACGTGCGAACGCCGTTGCTCTTCATGGTCTGCGGCATCTTCTACTGCATCGCGATGCTGCCCACGACGCTTTCGACTGCAGCCTCGCCGCAACCGCTGAAGGCCGTGAAGCTCGACCTGCCTGCGCTCTACCGCAATTCGCCCGTCTCCTGCCTCGGCATCCTGATGGTCGGCATCGCCAACGGTGCCTACGGTACGCTCGGCGCGGTTTTCGGCGCCGGCGCGGGGCTTTCCGACGCCAGTATCGCAATCATGATGAGCGCCACCATTTTCGCCGGCGCACTGATGCAGCTTCCCGCCGGGCGCCTTTCCGATCGCATCGACCGCCGCTATGTTCTGGCAGCCATGTCGGCGATCGCCGCGGTCGCCGGCGTGCTGATCGTCTTGCTGCACCCCTCCTCGCCGGTTGTCCTGATCGGCCTTGTCATTCTTTACGGCGCGGTCGCCAACACGCTCTATCCGATCGCCGTCGCGCATGCGAACGACTTCGCCTCCTCCGAGGATTTCGTGAAAGTTTCGGGCGGACTGCTGCTGCTCTACGGCATCGGGACGGTGATCGGACCGACGATCGGCGGTCCTGTGATGTCAATCGTCAGTCCGTATGCGCTCTTCCTCGTCACGGGGCTGTCGCATGTCTTGATCACCGTTTACGCAATCATCCGCAGCCGCATTCGCGCCGCAGTGCCAGCAAGCGAGCGTGAGATGTATACGACCATTCCGACCGGCACCTCCCAGATGCTCACGCCCGAAAGCATGTCGCTTGCCGAACGAGTGTCAAACAAGCCTCCCGAAAGCAGCGATCCTGCGGTAAAATACGGCTGA
- a CDS encoding DUF1192 domain-containing protein — translation MSFIDDDRPQKKVAYEIGSDLSMLSEDELKERVEVLKAEIARIEAEVTRKASGRAAAESLFRS, via the coding sequence ATGAGCTTCATTGACGATGACCGGCCGCAGAAGAAGGTGGCTTACGAAATCGGAAGCGATCTTTCGATGCTTTCCGAGGACGAATTGAAGGAACGAGTCGAAGTGCTGAAGGCGGAGATCGCCCGCATCGAGGCCGAAGTGACAAGGAAGGCTTCGGGCCGCGCGGCGGCAGAAAGCCTTTTTCGCTCTTAG
- the rcdA gene encoding protease adaptor protein RcdA, which produces MSELGLNTISFAGRAAASSQFKTLYAEGMSLVEETAAYLDGNGRAASKVLPRMASVLYAAESMRLTTRLMQMASWLLLQRAVNNGEMSRDQVLAEKNKVRLDGFNVDRNAPGWGDLPEAFRDLVERSLRLQNRVALLDREIYRPNEAPIVPDNQNSVQAQLSLLQTAFGNN; this is translated from the coding sequence ATGTCGGAACTCGGTTTGAATACCATCAGTTTTGCGGGCCGCGCTGCCGCATCCTCGCAGTTCAAGACGTTGTACGCAGAAGGCATGTCGCTGGTCGAGGAAACTGCTGCCTATCTGGACGGCAACGGCCGCGCCGCCTCCAAGGTCCTGCCCCGCATGGCTTCCGTTCTTTACGCGGCCGAATCGATGCGCCTCACGACACGCCTGATGCAGATGGCATCTTGGCTTCTCCTGCAGCGTGCCGTCAACAACGGCGAAATGTCGCGCGATCAGGTCCTCGCTGAAAAGAACAAGGTCCGCCTTGACGGGTTCAACGTGGACCGCAACGCTCCGGGCTGGGGCGACCTGCCGGAAGCCTTCCGCGATCTCGTTGAACGCTCGCTACGCCTCCAAAACCGCGTTGCCCTACTCGACCGTGAAATCTATCGCCCGAATGAAGCGCCGATCGTTCCGGATAATCAGAACAGCGTCCAAGCACAGCTGAGCCTGCTGCAAACGGCTTTCGGCAACAACTGA
- the rpmE gene encoding 50S ribosomal protein L31: protein MKADIHPDYHVIKVVMTDGTEYETRSTWGSEGAVMNLEIDSKSHPAWTGGNQQLMDRGGRVSKFNKRFGGLGL, encoded by the coding sequence ATGAAGGCTGATATCCATCCCGACTACCACGTCATCAAGGTGGTGATGACCGATGGCACCGAATACGAAACCCGCTCGACGTGGGGTTCGGAAGGCGCTGTCATGAACCTCGAAATCGATTCCAAGTCCCACCCGGCCTGGACCGGCGGCAACCAGCAGCTCATGGACCGCGGCGGCCGTGTGTCCAAGTTCAACAAGCGCTTCGGCGGCCTCGGCCTCTAA
- a CDS encoding ABC transporter transmembrane domain-containing protein yields MKAARITRACKPPISGIGAIGDDLADAVQTAEKKSRSLKPLARLAPYVMRYRGMVAGALASLAVAAVTSLTLPLAVRRMIDHGFTQADGAFINSYFAMLMVIAVVLAAASALRYYFVITLGERIVSDMRRDVFAHVTRLSPSFFDVNQSGEIVSRLTADTTQIKSAVGATASVALRNAILCLGAMGMMIVTSPKLSSLVLGAIPLIVFPLVGFGRSVRKRSRAAQDTLAEASAFASETIAATRTVQAFSGEDAAANRYGAAVESAYEAARSAIRSRALLTGIAITLIFGSVVAVLWVGAQNVLTGTLSAGTLGQFLLYSVIAAGSLGALSEVWGELSQAAGAADRLTELLDEVSPIAAPEKPETLPAPARGRVEFSNVHFAYPSRPGKSALYGLSFSIAPGETVAIVGPSGAGKSTVFSLLLRFYDPQQGCVAIDGIDARGVTPDDLRERMAIVPQDVTIFAASIHDNIAFGRPGAAREDVRAAAIAAQADEFIARLDKGYDTEVGERGITLSGGQRQRIAIARAILKNAPILLLDEATSALDAESETLVQKALDGLMHGRTTLVIAHRLATVLKADRILVMDQGRVIEEGTHQSLIRHGGIYAKLAKLQFDAGAEEFLAAAK; encoded by the coding sequence ATGAAGGCCGCCCGGATAACAAGGGCCTGCAAGCCGCCGATCAGCGGTATTGGGGCGATTGGAGATGATTTGGCAGACGCAGTGCAGACCGCGGAAAAGAAGTCGCGTTCCTTGAAGCCGCTCGCACGGCTGGCACCCTATGTGATGCGCTATCGCGGCATGGTCGCAGGCGCACTGGCTTCGCTTGCCGTTGCCGCCGTGACGTCGCTCACGCTTCCGCTTGCCGTGCGCCGCATGATCGACCACGGCTTCACGCAGGCTGACGGTGCCTTCATCAATAGCTACTTTGCGATGCTGATGGTCATCGCCGTCGTGCTCGCGGCCGCAAGCGCCCTTCGCTACTATTTCGTCATCACGCTCGGCGAACGCATCGTCTCGGATATGCGCCGGGATGTCTTTGCGCATGTCACACGGCTTTCTCCCTCCTTCTTCGATGTCAATCAGTCCGGCGAGATCGTGTCGCGCCTGACGGCCGACACGACGCAGATCAAATCGGCTGTCGGCGCGACCGCCTCTGTGGCACTGCGTAACGCAATTCTCTGTCTCGGCGCGATGGGCATGATGATCGTGACCTCGCCGAAGCTCTCAAGCCTTGTGCTCGGTGCAATCCCGCTGATCGTCTTTCCGCTCGTCGGCTTCGGGCGATCCGTTCGCAAGCGCTCTCGCGCCGCACAGGATACGCTCGCCGAAGCTTCCGCCTTCGCCAGCGAAACGATCGCTGCCACGCGCACCGTCCAGGCCTTCAGCGGCGAGGACGCAGCCGCAAACCGTTATGGCGCCGCCGTCGAATCCGCCTATGAGGCCGCACGCTCCGCCATCCGCTCGCGCGCACTTCTGACCGGCATTGCGATCACCCTGATCTTCGGCAGCGTCGTTGCAGTTCTTTGGGTCGGCGCACAGAATGTTCTGACAGGAACGCTTTCTGCTGGCACACTTGGGCAGTTCCTGCTCTATTCAGTCATCGCCGCCGGCTCTCTCGGCGCTCTGTCGGAAGTCTGGGGAGAACTCTCGCAGGCAGCCGGCGCCGCCGACCGGCTGACCGAATTGCTGGACGAAGTCTCGCCGATCGCAGCGCCCGAAAAGCCCGAGACGCTGCCCGCGCCAGCCCGGGGACGCGTCGAATTCTCGAACGTGCACTTCGCCTATCCGTCGCGCCCCGGAAAATCGGCGCTGTATGGCCTTAGCTTCAGCATCGCGCCCGGTGAAACCGTCGCCATCGTCGGCCCGTCCGGCGCTGGCAAGAGCACCGTCTTTTCGCTGCTGCTCCGCTTCTACGATCCGCAGCAGGGCTGCGTCGCGATTGACGGCATCGATGCACGCGGGGTGACGCCCGATGATCTGCGTGAGCGCATGGCAATCGTCCCGCAGGACGTCACCATCTTTGCCGCTTCAATCCACGACAATATCGCCTTCGGCCGTCCCGGCGCGGCGCGCGAGGATGTGCGCGCCGCAGCGATTGCCGCCCAGGCCGACGAGTTCATCGCAAGGCTGGACAAGGGCTATGACACCGAGGTCGGCGAGCGCGGCATTACCCTTTCCGGCGGCCAACGCCAGCGTATCGCGATTGCCCGCGCGATCCTGAAGAATGCTCCTATCCTCCTGCTCGACGAAGCAACGTCGGCTCTGGACGCGGAGAGCGAAACCCTGGTGCAAAAGGCGCTCGACGGCCTGATGCACGGCCGCACGACGCTGGTCATCGCCCATCGCCTCGCGACCGTCCTGAAAGCCGACCGCATCCTCGTCATGGACCAGGGGCGCGTCATCGAGGAAGGCACGCATCAGAGCCTGATCCGCCATGGCGGCATCTATGCCAAGCTGGCGAAGCTGCAGTTCGATGCAGGTGCGGAAGAGTTTCTGGCTGCCGCCAAATAG
- a CDS encoding adenylate/guanylate cyclase domain-containing protein → MQPVSNPFPAVENEEEGLWPVRRHKILDWLINETRNQRFIDNILVEMCERLRTAGVPVARATMHFRTLHPQWLGARILWRPGMQEAKITTFGYGVETTSQFLNSPMNEIFSGAAEVRQKLDGEPTSYPLYDELRQDGLTDYVAWPMEHTLGKRHVITFSSDKPGGFDEEHLIFLKDLLPALTLVTEVRIKNILARTLLQTYVGPHASEQILAGATTRGSGATVGAAILICDLRDFTTISDLWPRDDVIELLNDYFDAMSEPIEKHGGEILKFMGDGLLAIFPLTNPNACSNLLHAIKEAQAAMTELNVFNAERGHVELRYGVGVHVGDVMYGNIGSRKRLDFTVIGPAVNVASRLETLTKEIKRPVLLSKAFVEMAGCESDLESLGFYPLRGLDQPVDVYAFPQA, encoded by the coding sequence ATGCAGCCCGTATCCAATCCATTTCCGGCAGTCGAGAACGAGGAGGAAGGTCTTTGGCCGGTGCGCCGGCACAAGATCCTCGACTGGCTGATCAATGAAACGCGCAACCAGCGGTTCATCGACAATATCCTGGTGGAGATGTGCGAGCGGTTGCGGACTGCCGGCGTTCCCGTCGCGCGCGCGACAATGCATTTCCGGACGCTGCATCCTCAATGGCTCGGCGCGCGCATCCTCTGGCGTCCCGGAATGCAGGAGGCGAAGATCACGACCTTCGGCTACGGCGTCGAGACAACGTCGCAATTCCTGAACAGCCCGATGAACGAGATATTCAGCGGTGCCGCAGAAGTCCGGCAGAAGCTGGACGGCGAACCCACGTCCTACCCGCTTTACGATGAGTTGCGACAGGATGGCCTGACGGACTACGTCGCCTGGCCAATGGAGCACACACTCGGAAAACGGCATGTCATTACCTTCTCGAGTGACAAACCAGGCGGTTTTGACGAAGAGCATCTAATCTTCCTCAAGGACCTTCTACCAGCGCTCACACTTGTCACGGAGGTCCGGATCAAGAACATTCTCGCACGCACGCTGCTTCAGACCTATGTCGGGCCCCATGCCAGCGAGCAGATTCTTGCCGGTGCCACGACACGTGGCAGCGGTGCAACGGTCGGCGCGGCGATCCTCATCTGCGACTTGCGCGACTTCACTACGATTTCCGATTTATGGCCGCGCGACGATGTGATCGAGCTGCTGAATGATTATTTTGATGCGATGTCGGAGCCGATCGAAAAGCACGGCGGTGAGATCCTGAAATTCATGGGTGATGGTTTGCTCGCCATCTTTCCGCTGACCAATCCCAATGCCTGCAGCAATCTTCTCCACGCAATCAAGGAAGCGCAGGCAGCAATGACCGAGCTCAATGTCTTCAACGCCGAAAGGGGGCATGTGGAGTTGCGCTATGGCGTCGGCGTGCATGTGGGGGATGTCATGTACGGCAACATCGGCTCGCGCAAGCGCCTCGATTTCACCGTGATTGGCCCCGCCGTCAACGTCGCATCGCGGCTGGAGACCCTGACCAAGGAAATCAAACGGCCCGTGCTGCTGTCCAAGGCGTTCGTCGAAATGGCGGGGTGCGAAAGCGATCTGGAAAGCCTCGGATTCTATCCGCTGCGCGGCTTGGACCAGCCTGTGGATGTCTACGCGTTTCCTCAGGCGTAG
- a CDS encoding Bug family tripartite tricarboxylate transporter substrate binding protein encodes MALFNMTRRMAFGLGLFAALSLGTAHADAFPERAVTLVVPFAAGGSTDVVARIIAEKMSEDLGQQVIVQNIAGAGGNLGAGNVARAEPDGYTILMGTVATHALNPLILKSTPYDPEKDFAPVSLLVIVPNVLVVNPELPAKNVQELVALLKAEPDKWSYASSGNGTPLHLSGELFNSMAGVKMQHIPYKGAGPALTDLLGNQVSIMFDNLPSSSSHIKSGKLRALAVTTAKRAPSFPDIPTIAESGVPGYETYTWNALFAPANTPADVVAKLNESANKALKDPAVAGRMKEFSATIVGSTPEELGAHVKAELAKWGPIVKGANIQME; translated from the coding sequence ATGGCACTTTTCAATATGACCCGCCGCATGGCGTTCGGCCTCGGCTTGTTTGCGGCCTTGAGCCTCGGAACTGCGCATGCCGACGCGTTTCCGGAGCGCGCGGTTACTCTGGTCGTTCCCTTTGCTGCAGGCGGATCGACCGATGTCGTGGCGCGCATCATCGCCGAGAAGATGTCGGAAGACCTTGGCCAGCAGGTGATCGTCCAGAACATCGCCGGTGCCGGCGGCAATCTCGGCGCGGGCAACGTGGCTCGCGCTGAACCGGACGGCTATACTATCCTGATGGGAACGGTCGCGACCCACGCGCTGAACCCGCTGATCCTCAAATCCACACCTTACGACCCGGAAAAGGATTTCGCGCCGGTTTCGCTGCTCGTCATCGTGCCCAACGTGCTCGTCGTCAATCCGGAACTGCCCGCCAAGAACGTGCAGGAACTGGTCGCGCTGCTGAAGGCCGAACCGGACAAATGGAGCTATGCTTCCTCCGGCAACGGCACGCCGCTTCATCTTTCCGGCGAATTGTTCAATTCGATGGCCGGCGTCAAGATGCAGCACATCCCGTACAAAGGCGCAGGCCCAGCGCTGACCGATCTGCTGGGCAACCAGGTATCGATCATGTTCGACAATCTGCCGTCGTCTTCCAGCCACATCAAATCCGGCAAGCTGCGGGCGCTGGCGGTCACCACCGCGAAACGTGCTCCATCCTTCCCGGATATTCCGACCATCGCTGAGTCCGGCGTTCCGGGCTACGAGACCTACACTTGGAACGCGCTTTTTGCGCCAGCGAATACACCCGCGGATGTTGTGGCGAAGCTTAACGAGTCCGCCAACAAGGCCTTGAAGGATCCGGCAGTTGCCGGACGCATGAAGGAATTCAGCGCCACGATCGTCGGTTCGACGCCGGAGGAACTTGGCGCGCATGTGAAGGCCGAACTGGCCAAGTGGGGACCCATCGTGAAGGGCGCGAATATCCAGATGGAATAG
- a CDS encoding YegP family protein has protein sequence MYKFEVYKDKAGEFRFRFKASNGESMFSSEGYKAKASALSAIESIKKNVPDATVDDQTKATA, from the coding sequence ATGTATAAGTTTGAAGTGTACAAGGACAAGGCCGGCGAATTCCGTTTCCGCTTCAAGGCGTCGAACGGTGAATCCATGTTCAGCTCGGAAGGCTACAAAGCCAAGGCATCCGCGCTTAGCGCAATCGAATCTATCAAGAAGAATGTGCCGGACGCAACGGTCGACGATCAGACCAAGGCAACGGCTTAA
- a CDS encoding peptidoglycan -binding protein, whose product MALARNRRRHGEMNYWPGFVDALSTLLIAIMFLLTVFVVGQFILSREISGRDEVLNRLNSQINELTQLLALEKGSKQDLEDSVANLQASLTTAEGERSRLQALLDAGSGGKDAAQQRIGGLTKELDEQKQLSDRALSQVEILNQQIAALRSQIAAVEAALQASEQKDQSSQAKIADLGRRLNVALAQRVQELNRYRSDFFGRLREILSDRENIRIVGDRFVFQSEVLFPSGSSDLNPEGTAEMTKLATALLDLSREIPPEINWVLRVDGHTDNVALSGAGRFRDNWELSSARAISVVKYLISQGVPSDRLVAAGFGEFQPIAPGETPEARATNRRIELKLTEK is encoded by the coding sequence ATGGCGCTCGCCCGAAACCGCCGTCGCCACGGCGAAATGAACTACTGGCCGGGTTTCGTCGACGCATTGTCGACGCTGCTGATTGCCATCATGTTCCTGCTGACGGTTTTCGTCGTCGGCCAGTTCATTCTGAGCCGCGAGATTTCCGGCCGCGACGAAGTGCTGAACCGCCTCAACAGCCAGATCAACGAACTGACGCAGCTGCTCGCGCTTGAGAAGGGCAGCAAGCAAGATCTCGAGGATTCTGTCGCCAACCTGCAAGCCTCCCTCACGACGGCCGAAGGCGAGCGCTCGCGCCTGCAGGCATTGCTTGATGCCGGTTCCGGCGGCAAGGACGCCGCGCAGCAGCGCATCGGCGGCCTGACAAAGGAACTCGACGAACAGAAGCAGCTAAGCGACCGGGCGCTCAGCCAGGTCGAAATTCTCAACCAACAGATAGCAGCCCTGCGCAGCCAGATCGCAGCCGTCGAGGCCGCGCTTCAGGCTTCAGAGCAGAAGGACCAGAGCTCGCAGGCGAAGATCGCCGATCTGGGCAGGCGCCTGAACGTCGCGCTGGCGCAGCGGGTTCAGGAACTCAATCGCTACCGCTCCGATTTCTTCGGCCGCCTGCGCGAGATCCTGTCCGACCGCGAAAACATCCGCATCGTCGGCGACCGTTTCGTCTTCCAGTCAGAGGTTCTGTTCCCTTCCGGCAGTTCCGATCTCAATCCGGAAGGCACGGCGGAGATGACGAAACTTGCCACTGCGCTGCTTGATCTTTCCAGGGAAATACCGCCGGAAATCAACTGGGTGCTCAGGGTCGACGGCCATACCGACAATGTGGCGCTTTCCGGGGCCGGCCGCTTTCGTGACAACTGGGAGCTTTCCTCGGCCCGTGCCATCTCTGTCGTCAAATATCTGATTTCGCAGGGCGTTCCTTCCGACCGTCTCGTGGCGGCAGGTTTCGGCGAATTCCAGCCGATTGCGCCCGGTGAAACACCGGAAGCCCGCGCCACCAACCGCCGCATCGAGCTCAAGTTGACCGAGAAATAA
- a CDS encoding inositol monophosphatase family protein, whose amino-acid sequence MARSALLNVMVQAAVKAGKSLGRDFGEVQNLQVSVKGPGDFVSNADRKAEKIVRDELLKARPTYGFLGDESEEIKGTDGAHRWIVDPLDGTTNFLHGIPMFAVSIALERNGEIVAGVVFNPAMDELYTAERGGGAFLNDRRLRVGARRVLSDSVIGCGVPHLGRGNHGKFLVELRHVMGEVAGIRRLGSPALDLAYIAAGRFDGFWETGLAPWDMAAGILLIREAGGYATDWNGGTDILDTGAIVAGNEYIHKALIETVKRPIPAK is encoded by the coding sequence ATGGCCCGTTCTGCTCTTCTCAACGTCATGGTTCAGGCTGCCGTCAAGGCAGGAAAATCGCTGGGGCGTGATTTCGGGGAGGTGCAGAACCTGCAGGTTTCGGTGAAGGGGCCTGGCGATTTCGTTTCCAATGCCGACCGGAAGGCTGAAAAGATCGTCAGGGACGAGCTTCTGAAGGCACGCCCGACCTATGGGTTCCTCGGCGATGAGAGCGAAGAGATCAAGGGCACGGACGGGGCACACCGTTGGATCGTCGATCCGCTCGACGGCACGACCAACTTCCTGCACGGCATTCCGATGTTCGCGGTCTCGATCGCGCTTGAACGGAATGGCGAAATCGTCGCGGGCGTCGTCTTCAATCCGGCGATGGACGAGCTCTACACCGCCGAGCGCGGCGGTGGCGCCTTTCTCAACGACCGCCGCCTGCGTGTCGGCGCGCGCCGGGTGCTTTCGGATTCCGTCATCGGCTGCGGCGTGCCGCATCTCGGCCGCGGCAACCACGGCAAGTTCCTTGTCGAGCTCCGGCATGTCATGGGCGAGGTGGCTGGGATCCGGCGTCTCGGTTCGCCGGCGCTCGATCTCGCCTATATCGCCGCCGGCCGCTTCGACGGTTTTTGGGAGACGGGACTTGCGCCCTGGGACATGGCGGCCGGTATCCTGCTGATCCGTGAGGCAGGCGGTTATGCGACCGACTGGAACGGTGGCACGGATATTCTCGATACCGGCGCTATCGTCGCCGGCAATGAATATATTCACAAGGCGCTGATCGAGACCGTCAAGCGTCCCATCCCCGCGAAGTGA
- a CDS encoding tetratricopeptide repeat protein, whose translation MPISSASLRRPLLLAAVFAALLPYGASAQTVDNVVTRPLGSEAEPFKTNRPAEGAQPSTGLGVLDRMGAKLPDLPAEKDYKGPIDTAYGAYQRGYYLTAMQLALPRAQLGDPAAQTLIAEMQYAGLGVRRDLKSAAFWYGKAAEGGDAAAMFKYSLILMAGELVPRNKAKADDYMHRAADGGNPSAQFNWAQLLTTDHPGPEGLKLALPYYEKSARQGIADAQYAVAQIYSVLPDLPEQKKKLAREWLSRSARAGFDTAQLDLGIWLINGNNGPRDFVNGFLWMKLAANRGNVAAQNKLAHLYINALGTKPDPVEAAKWYVLSRRAGLPDPELEDFYLGIEDVQQKQAIDRANKFRRLP comes from the coding sequence ATGCCGATCTCCTCCGCCAGTTTGCGTCGACCTCTCCTGCTTGCTGCCGTTTTCGCGGCTCTTTTGCCGTATGGCGCTTCGGCGCAGACGGTCGACAACGTCGTGACACGGCCGCTGGGCTCGGAAGCCGAACCGTTCAAGACCAACCGGCCGGCAGAAGGGGCGCAGCCCTCGACCGGCCTCGGTGTGCTGGATCGCATGGGCGCCAAACTGCCCGACCTGCCGGCTGAGAAGGATTACAAAGGGCCGATCGATACAGCTTACGGTGCCTATCAGCGCGGTTATTATCTGACGGCAATGCAGCTGGCGCTGCCGCGCGCGCAGCTCGGAGATCCGGCGGCGCAGACGCTGATTGCGGAAATGCAGTATGCCGGGCTCGGCGTTCGCCGCGATCTGAAGAGCGCAGCCTTCTGGTACGGCAAGGCCGCCGAAGGCGGCGATGCGGCAGCGATGTTCAAATATTCGTTGATCCTGATGGCGGGAGAACTCGTACCGCGAAACAAGGCGAAGGCGGATGATTATATGCACCGGGCGGCCGACGGCGGCAATCCTTCAGCACAATTCAACTGGGCGCAGTTGTTGACGACTGATCATCCCGGTCCCGAAGGATTGAAACTCGCGCTTCCCTACTACGAGAAATCCGCCCGGCAAGGCATCGCCGACGCTCAATATGCCGTAGCGCAAATCTATTCCGTGCTTCCCGATCTGCCGGAGCAGAAAAAGAAGCTGGCACGGGAATGGCTTTCCCGCTCGGCGCGCGCAGGTTTCGACACTGCCCAGCTCGACCTCGGCATCTGGCTCATCAACGGCAACAACGGGCCACGCGACTTCGTGAATGGGTTTCTGTGGATGAAACTCGCCGCCAATCGTGGCAACGTCGCGGCGCAGAACAAGCTCGCACATCTTTATATCAATGCGCTTGGCACCAAGCCGGACCCGGTCGAAGCGGCGAAATGGTATGTGCTTTCCCGCCGGGCAGGGTTGCCCGACCCGGAGCTTGAGGATTTCTATCTCGGTATCGAGGACGTTCAGCAAAAGCAGGCGATCGACCGGGCGAACAAGTTCCGCCGCCTGCCCTAA
- a CDS encoding thiamine phosphate synthase: MTGPENRCRLVLIVPDIADADEQANILANALKGGDVASVIVPQYGLDAGAFQKHAERLVPLIQNAGAAALIAGDSRIAGRAKADGLHLTGSAAEIAEAIDKYEGKLIIGGGKAADRHTALEIGEARPDYIFFGKLDGDIKPEAHPKNVALGEWWASMIEIPCVVMGGTDPASALVVAQSGAEFVALRLAVFGEPGQAASIVAQVNALLDEKAPRFED; encoded by the coding sequence ATGACCGGACCGGAAAACCGCTGCCGCCTTGTCCTGATCGTCCCGGACATCGCGGATGCCGACGAGCAGGCAAACATTCTCGCCAACGCGCTGAAGGGCGGCGACGTTGCCTCGGTGATCGTGCCGCAATACGGGCTCGATGCCGGAGCGTTTCAGAAACATGCCGAGAGACTGGTTCCGCTCATCCAGAATGCAGGTGCAGCGGCCCTGATTGCGGGCGACAGCCGCATTGCCGGACGCGCGAAGGCCGACGGCTTGCATTTGACGGGTTCAGCCGCCGAAATCGCCGAGGCGATCGACAAATATGAGGGCAAGCTGATCATCGGCGGCGGTAAAGCAGCCGACCGCCACACGGCTTTGGAGATCGGCGAGGCGCGGCCGGACTATATCTTCTTCGGCAAACTCGACGGTGACATCAAGCCGGAGGCGCATCCGAAGAACGTTGCGCTCGGCGAATGGTGGGCCTCGATGATCGAAATTCCCTGCGTCGTCATGGGCGGCACCGATCCGGCTTCTGCCCTGGTCGTCGCGCAGTCGGGTGCCGAGTTCGTGGCGCTGCGCCTGGCGGTGTTCGGCGAGCCGGGGCAGGCCGCTTCGATTGTCGCTCAGGTCAACGCACTTCTTGACGAAAAAGCGCCACGGTTTGAGGATTGA